One Streptosporangium becharense genomic window, CGACGGCGCGCGGGCCGTCGTGTACGACGGTCGTCACGGAGGATGCCCCGGTCGTCTCAGCACTCATGCTGTCTCTCCCCGTGTGCGTTCTTGCAGGTTGTCGGGGCCGTCGCCCAGCATCCCCTCCCATGAAGGCACCCCGGGAGGGGACACGGGCACGGAGATTGAGGCGACGTCGTGTGCCGGGCCACGGGGCATCCTTCACCTTCCGGAGCGAACGGCCCGAAGAAAACGGCCGGTAAACGGCCGGGGAAGACCGTTCCCGGCCGATGAGGTGCCCCGGTGCAGGTGCGTCCGGGCGCCGTGGGGATGACTTTCCGGTCGGGGGAAGCACGGTTCCCCGGGAAGTGGGGAAGCACGGTTCCCCGGGAAAGGGCGAGCCCGGTCTCTGGAGACGCCGGCCCTTGGAGACGCCGGCCTCTGGAGACGCCGGCCCTTGGAGAACCTGGCCCTTGAGGGGACCGGTCCTTGGGAAGGAACCGGCTTCGCTAGCCGATGTCGGCGGCGTCGAGCAGATGCTGTGCGGGGATGTCGGTTCTGTCGCTGGCGTAGTAATCCCTGATGGCGTTCACCCACGCGTCCGTGGTGATCCTCCCGGCGCCGGTGGGGTCGAGCGCGTCGAAGGCGGCGTCGACACCGTCGGCCTCGAACCCGGCGGCCCTCATGCAGGAGACGAAGTCGGACCGCTCGATGAATCCGTCGTCGTCGACGTCGGCCAGGTCGGCGAGGGACTCGGCGTACTCGCGGATGACGCCCTCGTAGTGGTCGGGGCCGCTGACGCGGGCGAGATACTCCTCCAGGCTGATCCGCCGGTCGCCGTCGGCGTCGAACTCACCGACGAGGCCCTGCCAGTAACGCCGGTGCCCCTCGACGACCGCCAGCGCCTTCTCCGAGTCGGGGGGCTCGGCCACCGCCCGCACCATCCGGTGAGCCAGCCGCTCGAAGTCGTCGGCCTCCAGGTAGCCGTTGGAGTTCTCGTCGAGCATGGCGAACCGGAGCCTGACCCGCTCCAGAGCTTCGGGGTTCATGCCTCACCTCGACCTTTCACTACGGTGGGAATGCGAATGGCTACTGTAAGTTATTGGCCGGTCAAGTGTGAGTCAACACCCCGCCGGGGTGGGTGTGGGAGGCCGTCCGGTGGGCGGCCGGAGGCCCTGTCCGGCTCGTCCGGATCGTCGGCGGGGGGCGGTCGGTGTCAGCAGGTGGTGCCGGTGGTCTCGGTGCAGCTCACCGCGTTGCCGCCGCTCGCCAGCTGGAGCAGGGCGTAGAGCGTCTCGCGCTGGTCGTCGTCGAGGGCACCGAGCACCTCGTCCTCCACTGCCGTGAGGGCGAGCTCGGCCTGCGCGAGCCGGTCGGCGCCGGCGTCGGTGAGCTCGACGACGTGTCGGCGGCGATCCTCCGGTGAGCGCCGCCGCTCGATCAGCCGCTCGGCTTCAAGTTCGTTGAGCAGTCCGACGATGTTCGTCCCGTCCATGGTCAGTGTGGTGGCGAGCGCCTGCTGGGTGCAGCCGCCGTGATCCCGCAGCACCGTGAGGGTGACGAGGTGGCGTGGCCGCAGGCCCAGTGGTGCCAGCACCGACTCGGCGCGCAGGCGCATGCGGCGCGCGAGGTGGTCGAGCAGCGCACCCGAGCGGTGCGCCGGTCGGTCGGCGACGGGCGGAGTGGCCATGTCCGCAGTCTACCGAGTTGATACATCTATCGATGTGGTGCTAATTATTTGTGCTACACAAACGATATGGGGAGAGCTAACGACATGGCCCATCTGCTGCACATCGATTCGAGCATTCAGGGCGACCGCTCCATCAGCCGCAGGCTCACCGCCCGCGCCGCAGCCGCCTGGCGTGCCGCGCACCCCGGCGGCACCGTCACCTACCGCGACCTGGGCGGCGATCCCCTGCCGCACCTCGACCACCTCGGCGTCCTGGCGCGGGGTGTGCCGCCCCAGCGGCACACCCCCGCCCAGGCCGCGTCGTGGGCGCTGACCGAACAGGTGGTCGACGAGGTCAAGCGGGCCGACACGATCCTGCTGGGCTTCCCGCTCTACAACTTCGGCGCGCCCAGCAGTGTCAAGTCCTGGGTCGACCACCTCATCGCGCCCGGCCTCTCGTACGACCCCGGAACGCGGGAAGGCTTCCTCGGCGGTCGTGAGTTCGTCGTGCTCGCCAGCCGGGGCGGCGGCTACGGCGCGGGCACGCCCAGGGAGGGGTGGGATCACGCCGGACCGTGGCTTCCGCACGGTCTGGCGATGACGGGTCTGAAGCCGCGCTTCATCACGGCCGATCTGACACTCGCCGAGGTGGAACCGGCGATGTCCGCGCTGATCCCGCTGGCCGCCGAGAGTCTCGCGGCGGCGGAACGCGAGATCGACGGCCTCTGGTCCCCGGCGTCCGTACCCGCCTAGCGACCCGCCGCGCGGCCCCGGCCGACCGCGGTCCCTTCCACCGGAGCGCGCCTCATGGTCTTCGTCGGCCGCCGGTCGGGACGATCGGGAACACTCGTCCCCTCCCCGGCCGCGACGCGTGAGGCGCCCGGCGGGAGGACTCGTGCGGGGTCCCGTTCCGGGAACGTCTGTGCGGGGTCCCGTTCCGGGACGGGAGGGTCTGTGGAGGGTCCCGTTCCGGGAACGCCGGAGCTTCCGCACCGGCGTTCCCGGAGCCGGTCACCCGATGGTCCGCCCGCGGGCGAGGTAACCGGCGAACTCCTCCTGGGAGATGAGACCGTCGCCGTCCCGGTCGATGCTCGCGACGGCCGCCGCGGCCGCCTCGGGGCTGAGCGGCTGGCCGAGGACCTCCATGAGCCGGCTGAGCTCGACGACCGAGATCAGGCCGTCGCCGTCGACATCAACGATTCTGAACGTCGTCGCGTAGTCGTCCGTCACGATTGCATCCGCCTTCTGACAGCAGGGGAATCAGACACCGAGCACATTAGCGGGGCCCGGTGCGCGATCCCACGGGGGCCCGGAGTTCCTCCGTCCGGACAGCGGCTCACCGGACAGCGGCTCAGACGACGGCGCCCGATCCTTCGCGGACCCGCACCGGACGCTTCCCCTTGGGCTGCGGCGGCGGCGCGGAGTTCCGCTTCTCGAACACGATCGCCAGCGGGCCGGCGACCAGGGCCGACGAGAGCGTACCCACGATGACGCCGATCAGCAGCGCCACCGCGAAGTCGGTCAGCGAGTCGCCGCCGAGCACCGCCAGCGCGGCCAGGATGAACAGCGCTCCCAGGCCGGTGTTCACCGTGCGGGGCACGGTCTGCAGGATCGCGGTGTTGACGACCTCGGCGAACGACGCCGTGCGCTGGGCTCCCCACAGTTCGCGGACCCGGTCGAAGACCACGACCTTGTCGTTGACGGAGTAACCGATCACGGTGAGCATCGCCGCCAGGAACACCCCGTCCACCGGCTTGCCGAACCACGCGAACGCGCCGACCACGATCGCCGCGTCGACGGCCAGGGCCAGCACGGCCGCCATGCCGAACGTCCAGCGGAACCGGAGGGCGAGGTAGGCGAGCTGGGCGGCGAGCGCGACACCCAGCGCGATCAGCGCGTTGCGGCGCAGCTCGTCCCCGAGGCTCGGCCCGATCAGCTCGTCGCGCTCCTTGGTGACCTGACCGCCCCGGCTCTCCAGCGCCGTCTCGATCCGGAGCACCTCAGCCGGGCTGATCTGACCGGTACGTATGGAGATGTCCTGCCCTGACGACTGCACCACGGCGTTCGGGAACCCGGCCCGGCCGACCAGGTCGCGGGCGGCGTCCGCGGTCATCGGGGTGGTCGTGGAGTACTCCACCAGTCTGCCCCCGGTGAACTCCACCCCGAAGTTGATGCCGCGCACCAGTATCCCGCCCACGGACACGGCGACCAGCAGGCAGGCGACCACGAGATAGAGCCCGCGGTGCCGCATCAGGTCGGGCCCGTGGGCGTTGAGCCACGCCCTGACAC contains:
- a CDS encoding MarR family winged helix-turn-helix transcriptional regulator, which codes for MATPPVADRPAHRSGALLDHLARRMRLRAESVLAPLGLRPRHLVTLTVLRDHGGCTQQALATTLTMDGTNIVGLLNELEAERLIERRRSPEDRRRHVVELTDAGADRLAQAELALTAVEDEVLGALDDDQRETLYALLQLASGGNAVSCTETTGTTC
- a CDS encoding EF-hand domain-containing protein, whose product is MNPEALERVRLRFAMLDENSNGYLEADDFERLAHRMVRAVAEPPDSEKALAVVEGHRRYWQGLVGEFDADGDRRISLEEYLARVSGPDHYEGVIREYAESLADLADVDDDGFIERSDFVSCMRAAGFEADGVDAAFDALDPTGAGRITTDAWVNAIRDYYASDRTDIPAQHLLDAADIG
- a CDS encoding EF-hand domain-containing protein, which produces MTDDYATTFRIVDVDGDGLISVVELSRLMEVLGQPLSPEAAAAAVASIDRDGDGLISQEEFAGYLARGRTIG
- a CDS encoding FMN-dependent NADH-azoreductase codes for the protein MAHLLHIDSSIQGDRSISRRLTARAAAAWRAAHPGGTVTYRDLGGDPLPHLDHLGVLARGVPPQRHTPAQAASWALTEQVVDEVKRADTILLGFPLYNFGAPSSVKSWVDHLIAPGLSYDPGTREGFLGGREFVVLASRGGGYGAGTPREGWDHAGPWLPHGLAMTGLKPRFITADLTLAEVEPAMSALIPLAAESLAAAEREIDGLWSPASVPA